One genomic window of Coffea eugenioides isolate CCC68of chromosome 1, Ceug_1.0, whole genome shotgun sequence includes the following:
- the LOC113752341 gene encoding delta(12)-acyl-lipid-desaturase-like — protein sequence MGAGGRMSAATTKTEDKKNPLERVPYSKPPFTVGDIKKAIPPHCFKRSLLRSFSYVVYDLTLVSLFYYIATTYFHLLPSPYNYLAWPVYWIFQGCVCTGVWVIAHECGHHAFSDYQWVDDTVGLILHSALLVPYFSWKYSHRRHHSNTGSLERDEVFVPKPKSKMAWYSKYLNNPPGRVITLTTTLTLGWPLYLAFNVSGRPYDRFACHYDPYGPIYNDRERLQIYISDVGVIATSYLLYRVAMAKGLAWLICIYGVPLLIVNGFLVLITYLQHTHPSLPHYDSSEWDWLRGALATVDRDYGVLNKVFHNITDTHVAHHLFSTMPHYHAMEATKAIKPLLGEYYQLDGTPFYKAMWREAKECIYVEPDEGGKGVFWYKNKL from the coding sequence ATGGGAGCCGGAGGCCGCATGTCTGCTGCAACAACCAAGACTGAAGACAAGAAAAACCCCCTCGAAAGAGTCCCATACTCAAAGCCTCCGTTTACCGTTGGTGATATCAAGAAAGCCATCCCACCTCACTGCTTCAAGAGATCGCTCCTTCGCTCATTCTCCTATGTTGTTTATGACCTGACCTTGGTCTCTCTGTTCTACTACATTGCCACAACTTACTTTCATCTCCTTCCTTCTCCATACAACTACCTTGCCTGGCCTGTGTATTGGATTTTCCAGGGATGCGTTTGCACTGGAGTTTGGGTCATCGCCCACGAGTGCGGTCACCATGCATTCAGTGACTACCAATGGGTGGATGACACAGTCGGTCTTATCCTCCACTCTGCGCTTCTGGTCCCCTACTTCTCGTGGAAGTACAGCCACCGTCGCCACCACTCCAACACTGGATCGCTCGAACGTGATGAAGTCTTTGTACCAAAGCCAAAATCCAAGATGGCATGGTATTCCAAGTACTTGAACAATCCTCCAGGCAGAGTCATTACCCTGACAACCACGCTCACTCTGGGTTGGCCCTTGTACTTGGCTTTCAATGTCTCAGGCAGACCATACGACCGTTTCGCATGCCATTATGATCCTTATGGCCCAATCTACAATGATCGCGAGAGGCTTCAAATCTACATTTCTGATGTTGGTGTCATTGCAACATCTTATCTGCTTTACCGTGTAGCAATGGCTAAAGGGCTAGCCTGGCTGATATGCATCTATGGGGTACCATTGCTTATTGTCAATGGCTTCCTTGTTTTGATCACGTATCTGCAGCACACTCACCCTTCATTGCCACACTATGATTCATCTGAGTGGGATTGGCTGAGGGGCGCATTGGCAACTGTTGACAGAGACTACGGCGTCCTGAACAAGGTTTTCCATAACATCACCGACACACATGTGGCTCACCATCTCTTCTCAACAATGCCACATTATCATGCAATGGAGGCAACCAAAGCAATCAAGCCACTTCTTGGAGAATACTACCAACTTGATGGCACTCCATTTTACAAGGCAATGTGGAGGGAGGCTAAAGAGTGTATTTATGTTGAGCCAGATGAAGGAGGCAAGGGTGTTTTTTGGTACAAGAACAAGCTTTGA